Below is a window of Prosthecochloris sp. GSB1 DNA.
CACCGATACCCCCTCGATATCGCTCTTTACAACCAACCCTCCGGAATCCTTAAAGAGTTTCTCGGCTTCACGGCTGTCGGATACTTCGCGATAATACTCCTCTCGCCCGTGGCTTCCCTTGCTGTAATCCCGCTGTATCCTTCTTCCGGAAGGAGTGAAATACCTCGCTATGGTCAATCGCATGGCCGATCCGTCATCGAACTCGAACTGACGCTGGACGAGCCCTTTGCCGAAGGTCAGCTCGCCCACGACGGCTGCCCGACCGTTATCCTGCAGCGCTCCTGCAAGAATTTCAGCAGCGGATGCGCTCCCCCTGTCGACAAGAAGCACGATGCGCACGTCCTCGAAACCGCCTTCACGCGTAGCGGCATATCGCATCTCGTCCTGACCCCCGTTGCGACTCTTCGTGTAGACGACGAGTTTACCGTCAGGAAGAAACTCGTCGGCCACTTCCACAGCCTGATCGAGATAACCGCCGGGATTGCCCCTGACATCGACGATAATGCTCTGCATACCCTGCTCGCGAAGCTCTTTCATGGCACTGCGGAACTCGCTCGCCGTGGTCGCCACGAAACGGCTCAAACGGATATAACCGACCGCATCGTCGAGCATGAAAACAGCATCGACGCTGAACGTCGGAATCCTGTCCCTCACAACGTCCACGCCAATGATTCTCGAAGTGTAGGGCCTGTAAATCCTGAGGTTGACCGATGTGCCTTTTTTTCCGCGCAGCCTCTCGATTACTTCCATCGGTGAAAGCCCCACAGCCGAAAGCGAATCGATCGCCAGTATCCTGTCACCGGCAAGAATCCCCGCGGACTCGCTCGGGCCTCCCGCGAGAGGAGTGACAACCAGAAGCGTGTCGTGAACGATGTCGAATTCTATGCCAATCCCTTCGAAATTCCCCTGAAACTCTGAATTAGAAAAGTCGACCCGGTCCGCATTCAGGTATACCGTATGGGGATCGAGCGATTCCGCCATCCCCTCGATGCCCGCATCCACGAGACCGTCGTCGTCCACCTTGTCTACATAGAGAGCCGAAATCATGCCCAGCGCCTCCAGCAGCTTTTTCTGCTGGCCGAAAACAGCGTCCGAAGGATCCTTGCGAAGCCTGTAACCGATCAGGATTCCAAAAAAAAGAATCGCGACAATCAGGATTGCCTGAACAATACGGGACATAGCAAGGCGAACTCGTTATGAAGAGAATAATATGTGGGCAGTTATTTCATCACTATTTTACCTATCGGCGGCCAAAAACCCAAATAAAACAAACCGCCGCGCCGGTACGGCGCGGTGCCCGTCACGATTAGGGCATCATAACGACAAGAAGGCAAGGGCATCCATAAAATCACAACCCCATGAGAGCAAACAAAAAAATAAAAAAACAAAAAGACCGCAGCCCAATAAAAACCAAAACAATTGCAAAAACCGCAAAATTAAAAGCAAAAACAAAAAGATAAAAAAAAGATAAAAAGCACTAAAAATATTTTTTTAATCAAATTAAAAACAAATCATTATAACATAAATATTTTTTTAGATAAAAAACTCTTAGTTATTTAAATACAACTACTTGAGCAATAAAAGCGAAACAAAACACAAGGTATTTTATTGCAATTAAAATCACAATAAAAAAATAAAAGCCCCAACAAAAAAATGCGCCATACAAGCATAATCATACTGCTTTTAACGATAAGCTTAACATCATTACATGCAGATGAATCGGCAAAAAGCAGTAAGATAAAAGCGATCGTTTACCTGAAAGGCAACCGGCTTGACGTTGAAATTGCCGACACGCCGGAAAAGCGAAAAAAAGGGCTGATGGGAAGAAGATTGCTCGGGAAAAACGAGGGGATGCTATTCGCCTACGATGACAGTTCCATCAGGCATTTCTGGATGAAGAACACCGTTATTCACCTTGACATCGCGTTCATGGACCGGCATATGGTGATTGGCTCGGTCGTTTCAACCGGAGCGCTGAACGACTCCGCCACCGTCTACAGTTCGTCAGCTCCCGCACGCTATGTACTCGAGGTCAACCGGGGCTGGCTGGAGCGCAACGGCATCGCACCGGGCGATACGATGCGGTGGGCAAAAACGGGCTGTGAACCATGACGCTGACTTCCATGTCGGGCTCAGCGGCACGATACGACGAGTTCCAGCTCCACGCTTGCGTCGAGAGGTAGTTCGGCTACTCCGACCGCGCTCCGGGCATGCCCCCCCCCCTCTCCGAAAGCTTCATAGAGTACCGCAGACGCTCCGTTTGCCACGATGTGCTGGTTTGCGAAAAACGACTCGCTGGCCACGTAGACCGTGAGTTTCACGACCTGCCTGACCTTGTCGAGATCCCCAAGAACGCTCTTGACGGCCGCCAGGGCGTTGAGCGTCGCCAATCGGGCGGCATGGGCGGCAAGGGCCTGGTTTATCTCGTTCACTTTGCCTTTCCCCCCATTAACGGCTGACAGCTCGCCTTCAACCAGGGGCAACTGGCCGGAAGTGAACACAAAATCCCCGGAACGGATCGCGGGCTGGTAGATACCGGCGGGAACGGGCATGGCCGGCAGGTAAAGCCCGGCTTTTTCGAGCCTTGCCTCGACTTCTGACATATCGTTTCGATTTTTGTTACGAGCTTCCTTTGGAACAATGTACTGTTTTTTCCGCACAGGCATAAGAGCCCGGCCGACGCCGGCAAGCCGCTCTTCAAGATTGACGTTGCTTAATATCCGGAAAATCGTTATAGTGGTTTTTCACGCACAGTCTGTTTCGCTCCGGGGTGCTGCTGGATGCGGCTGAGATCACACCCGTATAACTTGATGCAGGTAATACTGACGCAAGGAAGAAAGTTGAAACGCCTTCACGCTTCTCCTCGCTTTTCTTCCTATACGCAGGACTGCTTTACCACTCATTAACCAAAGGCAGGAAAAAACATGGAAGAAAAGATTTCCAAGTCAATCATCAAGAGCTTTTTTCATAAGCTGGAAGATTCTCTCTCCGTCGACGTGGCTATTGTCGGAGCAGGTCCATCCGGCCTGATCGCGGCAAGGGAACTGGCTCGGGCCGGCAAGAAAGTCGCCGTGTTCGAAAGCAAGCTCGCTCCGGGCGGCGGCGTATGGGGCGGAGGCATGCTCTTCAACGAAATCGTCTTTCAGGAACATATCTCGGATATTCTCGACGAATACTCCATCAACCATACATCCACCGGCGACGGTTACGTCACCGCTGACGCCGTGGAGGTCGCCAGCGCTCTCATTTACGGCGCCGTCCATGCGGGCGTTCGTATCTTCAACGCCATGAAGGTCGAGGACCTGGTCATGCGCGACGAAAAGGTTTGCGGTGTCGTCATCAACTGGAACCCGGTTGCGAGGCTCGAAATGCATGTCGATCCGCTCGTCGTCATGTCCCGGGCGGTGCTCGACGGCACGGGACATCCTTCGGAGCTTATCAGCCTCGCCAGCAACAAGGCGGGAATCTCCCTCGAAACCCCCACGGGCAGGGTTATGGGCGAAAAGCCCATGTGGATGGAAAACGGCGAAAACACGACCGTACTCAACACCAAAAGGCTGTTCCCCGGTCTCTATGCCTCCGGCATGGCCGCCAACAACGCCATGGGCGGATTCAGGATGGGACCGATTTTCGGCGGCATGTTCCTCAGCGGAAAAAAGGTCGCGGGGCTTATCCTCGAGGATATCGATTGATCCCGCATGGCCGCCGAACAAAAGATTCTCCCCCGGCTGTACATGGTCACCGACGGCCGGGGGCTTCACGGCGGTCCGTCTTCCCTGCCTGACCTTGTGCGCCGGGTCGCTTCGCGCCTGCCGGTTATCGTCCAGCTCAGGGAAAAACAGTTGACCGGCCTTGAGCTTTTAGCGCTGGCGCTTGCATTGCGCAACGAAATCAGACTCGGGACATCTTCCCTGCTCTGCGTCAACGAACGCACGGACATAGCCCTCCTCTGCGGGGCGGACGGCGTGCATTTTCCAGAAACGTCATGCCCGGTGAACATGGCCATGGCGCCGGCTCGGGGCCTGATATCAGGAAAAAGCTCCCATTCGCTTCAATCCGCCCTCGAGGCTGAATCCGAAGGCGTCGACTACCTTTTTTTCGGTCCGGTATTCGAAACGCCTTCGAAAAAACCTTTCGGTCCGCCGAAAGGCCTGGAAGAGCTCGGCAGGGTCTGTGTGAACGTATCCGTGCCGGTTTTCGCCATAGGCGGAATGAGTCCTGAACGCGCCCGCCGATGTCTCGACGAAGGCGCCTACGGTGTAGCGGCCATATCCGCTTTCTCCAGCAAAGGAGTGCTCGAAGAAACTCTCGACGCATTCGAATCGGTTCTCGCGCAATGAAAATAATGCCAGAAAAAGGAATGCTCTGCTGCATCACGCCCGAAGACGGTGATCCGCTCGCTTATGCAGAAACGGTCCTTTCGGGAGGAGCGGACATGATTCAGCTCCGACGCAAGAACGCATCGGGAAGGGAGCTGTGCGAATGGGCCGTTCGTCTGCAGGGCCTCTGCAAGAGGCGGGGAGCCCTTTTCATCGTCAACGACCGCCTCGACATCGCTCTTGCATCTGACGCGGACGGCGTCCATCTCGGCCAGGAGGACGTTCCGGCGGCCGGGGCGAGAACACTGCTCGGAAAGGGAAAAATCCTCGGCGTATCGACCTCTTCGGCGGAAGAAGCCGCGCAAGCCGTGAAGGATGGGGCTGACTATATCGGGTTCGGCCACGTCTATCCCACGCCGTCCAAGCAGAAATCCAGCGAACCTGCCGGCATCGCGCGCCTCAAGACGGTTACCGCCGCAATAGACGTACCCGTTATCGCCATCGGCGGCATCACCGAGGAAAACATTGACGACGTAACTGCTGCGGGCGCCTATGGCATCGCGGTGATTTCGGCCGTTTCAGGAGCGGCCGATCCCGTTTCGGCTGTCCGTCGTCTCCGGCAAGGAATCAACCCGGCCCACTCATGACCGCCACACGATACAGCACAGTGCTGACGATCGCCGGATCGGACGGTAGCGGAGGCGCCGGCATCCAGGCGGACCTGAAAACGATCGCGGCTCTCGGCTGCTACGGACTCAGCGTCATCACGGGTGTAACCGCGCAGAACACGACCGGCGTCGTCGACTCGTTCGCTCTCCCTGCGGCTTTCGTGGAACGGCAGTTCGACGTGCTCGCCGAGGATATAACGATCGACGCCGTGAAAATAGGCATGCTGTCGACCGAGGAGACCGTACTGACGGTCGCGAGGATAATCCGCCGCCGCATCCGGGTGCCGGTCGTCCTCGATACGGTCCTGAGCTCTTCTAGCGGCATGCCTCTTCTGGAAGACCAGGCGGTGGAGGCCATGAAAAGGGAGCTCTTCCCTCTCGTTTCGCTGATAACGCCGAACCTGAGGGAATCGGCGTTGCTTGCCGGAACCGGGGCCGTTCCGTCCTCCCGTTCGGAAATGGAAGAGACGGCCGCTCGACTGCTGCAGGAAGGCGCTTGCGCCGTTCTTGTCAAGGGCGGACATCTTTCGGGAAACGCCTGTGATGATTTTCTGCTGTCGGAAACAGGCGGAGATTGGTTCCAGTCGCCCAGAATAACCACCACGAACACTCACGGAACGGGCTGCACACTCTCCTCGTCGATAGCGGCCTGCCTCGCGAAGGGTTCAGAGCTACGCGACGCCGTCCTGAAAGGAAAACGCTATACCCATGAAGCATTGAGGGCCGGCGCTCGGTTTTCTCTCGGAAAAGGCCACGGCCCCCTGCATCATTTCTTTGGCAGCGACTTATAGTCCTCCGCCGTTCCCTCTTGACTGACGGCCTATCGAATAATAGGTGAAACCGAGTTGCTCCAGGTAATCCGGGTTGTAGATATTGCGCCCGTCGAAAATAACCGGCGCATTGAGCATTTTCTTGACCTCCTCGAAATCAGGGCTCCGGAATGCCATCCATTCGGTAACGACCGCGAGCGCGTCGGCGCCATTCAGTGCCTCATCCTGGTTCTCGACCAGGCGGAAATCCTCACGATCGCCGAAAATGCGGGCGGCTTCTTCCATCGCGACCGGATCGAAGGCCTGGACGATCGCGCCCGCGTTCCAGAGCAATTCCATGAGCCTGCGGCTGGGCGCCTCGCGCATATCGTCGGTGTTCGGCTTGAAAGCAAGACCCCACAGCGCAATGGTTTTCCCCTTCATATCGCCGTTGAAATGGACATGCATCTTTTCGAACAGCGAGCCTTTCTGGTCCGCGTTGACAGCTTCGACGGCTTCGAGGATACGGGCAGAATAGCCGTATTTCCTTGCGGTGCGCTCCAGGGCCTGAACATCTTTCGGGAAGCACGAACCTCCGTAGCCGACCCCCGGATAAATAAAGGAGAAACCGATTCTCGAATCCGAACCGATTCCCCTCCTCACGGCCTCTACATCCGCGCCGACCCTTTCCGCGATATTGGCGATTTCGTTCATGAAACTGATCTTCGTTGCCAGCATGGCGTTGGCTGCGTATTTCGTCATTTCGGCGGAACGGACATCCATGGCGATGAAGCGTTCGTGACTCCGGTTGAACGGAGCGTAAAGCGTGCGAAGAAGCTCTTTGGTGCGCGGATTGTCCACGCCGACGACAATGCGCTCGGGCTTCATGAAATCGCTTATCGCATCACCTTCCTTCAAAAACTCCGGATTGGAGACCACATCGAAATCGATCGACACCCCGCGCTCGTCGAGCACCGAACGGATCTTGCGCCCGACCATGTCCGCCGTGCCGACGGGAACCGTCGACTTGTCGACGACGATGCGGTAATCCTCCATGTGAGCGCCTATGCTTTCAGCGACGCTCAGGACATGGCTGAGATCGGCCGAACCGTCCTCGTCCGGCGGCGTACCGACGGCGATAAACTGGAAAAGTCCGAACTTTACACCTTCCTCGACATCCGTGGTAAACCTGAGACGACCCTCCCTGCTGTTTTCGACCACCATGTCTTCCAGACCGGGTTCGTAGATAGGAATCTCTCCCCTCTTGAGACGTTCGATCTTGTTCTCGTCGATATCGACGCACAGAACATCGTTGCCCACTTCGGCAAAACACGCACCTGTCACAAGGCCGACATAACCCGAACCAAAAATGGTAATCTTCATAGTAAGTGTTTTAAAGTAGTATATGTTGGGAACCGTTCCCCCGGAGAACGTCCCATCCACCGGGGGTTGGCGCAGATGAGCCTATATATACGAAAATAATGCAAAAAACGGTACCTTGGGTTAGGCCCGGAGGCAGGCGAACAACGCCTCCCGAACAAAAAAACGCCCAGGATTGAAAAACAACGGACTGCTTGCCGGGATCGTTGCAGGCATAGCGGCGGGATCACTGCTCGGCGGCTTCGCTCCCGAAGCCGGGACGGCTGTTAGCTTCATAGGCCATCTTTTCATACGTTTTCTCATGATGCTCGTCGTTCCGCTGGTCGTGGCGGCCATGGTGAGCGGCGTATGCAAACTGGGTGACGTCAGGAAACTCGGCCCTCTCGGCCTCAGGACGGTTTTCTACTATCTCTCGACGACCGCCCTTTCGGTCATAACAGGCATCGTGCTCGTGCTGACGATCCATCCAGGAAAACTTTCTTCACCCGAAGAACAGGTCTCGGCAAGAGGCGGCCTCACCCTGCCTGACGTAACCTACAGGATCGAAGGCAACCGGCTCTATCTCGAAAACCATCGACTTCCGAAGGAATTCTCCGCTTCCCATACGATCTGTCTCAACGACCAGCAGGCGGTTGGACGCATCGTTTCTCACCTGAGAAGCAGGACGGAGCATTTCGAAGTATCCGGGTGGCGGCAGAAAAACGGCAAAGCCGCAACGGTTTCCCCCCAGGGAAAGGGCATAACGATAGACAGGCCTCTCGATGAACGTTTTTCCGGGGAGGAAAGAAGCATTGTCGACATACTCAGAGAGGTGCTCGAGGGCCTCGTCCCGTCGAACCTCTTCAGGGCGATGGCAGAAAACGACATTCTGCCGATCATCACTTTCTCCCTGCTCCTCGGCGCCGTGCTTTCGACGCTCGGCGAACAGGGACGTCCCGTCATCGACTTTTTCCAGAGCCTCAACGAAGCGATCATGAAACTCGTACATCTCGTGATGTATGTCGCTCCGGTCGGCATCGGGGCGCTGATTGCCGGACGGCTGGGCGATGCCGGAGGATTCGCCGGCTTCCTTCCCGAACTCCTGAAACTCGGCAGTTACACCCTGACGGTGATCGCCGGACTCCTCATCCACGCGCTCGTCACCCTGCCCCTCCTGCTGAAACTGTTCGGAAAAACCGGTGTGGCCGGCTTCGCGAAAAACACCTCTCCTGCACTGCTCACGGCGTTTTCGACCGCTTCGAGTGCAGCCACGCTGCCTCTGACCGTCGAATGCGCAGAGGAAAAAAACGGCGTTTCGCCGAGAACCGCCGGATTCGTGCTTCCCCTCGGGGCAACGATCAACATGGACGGAACGGCGCTTTACGAAGCCGTCGCCGTCATCTTCATAGCCCAGATAAACGGCATCACGCTGGGCATCCCCGAACTATCGATAGTCTTCCTTACCGCGACACTGGCCGCGGTAGGCGCCGCCGGCATACCGGAGGCGGGCCTGGTGACAATGGTGCTGGTGCTCAAGGCGGTAGGTCTGCCCGTTGAGGGAATTGCACTCATCCTTGCCGTCGACTGGTTCCTCGACCGCTGCAGAACCACGGTAAACGTCTGGGGAGACAGCGTTGGAGCGAGGATTATCGACCGATACGCGAACAACATGAACGACGGGGCCCGTTAATCGTCGGTCACGATCACGAGACACCGGGATTTTTTCCAGAATTCAGGCTGATCACTGATCAGAAGCAGCGCGGAATTCTTTCCGCTGACGACCTCATAGGAGCCGGTGCTGTGAGGAGTGACGATCCGGAGGTTTTCGGCAGGCTTTTCGAAAAACAGGTCCTTCGTCTCGTAAATATCTATCCTTTTGAAGTCTCCAAGGTCGAAATCCGGCGCGAGGCGGTATCCACGGTCGAAAATGCCGACCAGCGGGTTGCCCGTTTTTGCGAGAATGCCTTTCTTGCGCAGATCGTCATACGTTCCCGCGATATAGTAGGCGAACGAACGGTCGTCTTCCTGTTCCAGAATGAATTCGTCGAGCACATCGACGGTCTCGAGCAGTTCCGAAACCCTGGTATCGAGTCGCTGCACCTCGGCTTTCAGTTCCCGGATCTCCCGATCCTTTTCGTCGACAGCTCCGCGAAGTTCGACCGCGAGCCGGTCCACCGACCTGAGCCGGTAGGCGGAATCCCTGTTTTCCTTTTCGAGGCGGGCGATAAGGTCCCTGCTCGCGGCGAGCGTGGAGTCAATGAAGCGGATACTCGTATAGATATCCTTTCCGACCTGTCCCGGGGTCTTTTGCCGCCTTTTCTCGATGTCGGTGGAAAGCCTCTCGACGACAGCCTCCTTCTGCTGAATCCGGCTGAGGTTCTTCTGAACCTCGGTAAGAATGACCATGACTGAATCGACGTGCCGGAGCTGTTCGTCGGCCGTCTTTTTTTTGTCGGCGCATCCCTGGAGAACCATGAGCAGCAGCACGAACACCGAGATCAAAGGGCGATACGGGTAAACTATAGCCATGTTATCCACTGTTTAATCCCCTCTTTTGTGCCGTACCATCGCGTATGGGGAGTCGGCAGGTGCTCTATTCCGGAAATTGTGACATTTTTGGCTCCTTTCAAAAAACAGCTTGTAACAGGAACGATCCCGTCGCCGGCCACGGCTCCTTCTCCGCAAACGTTGCGGTAGAACATGTAGCACATCCTTTCGACGATCCCCTTGTCCAGCGAACCGGTGTATTGATCGCTGACAACGGAAACCACGCGGCATCTGTTGAAAAAAGCCGGCCTGAGATGCGCCTCGATAAAGTCTGTCTTTATTTTCGCGTATTGCTCTGTCGTGGAGAAAGGGGTCCCGAGCGCAATCAGTTTGCCGACAGAGGACGAGCGGTGATAGACATCCCCCAGAAACCGCTGTTCGAGAAGATAGACGAGAGCGACCGTCCCTCCCCCGCTATGGGCGATGATCGTTATTTTCTCGCCGGGGAAACGCCGTTCCA
It encodes the following:
- a CDS encoding S41 family peptidase, whose protein sequence is MSRIVQAILIVAILFFGILIGYRLRKDPSDAVFGQQKKLLEALGMISALYVDKVDDDGLVDAGIEGMAESLDPHTVYLNADRVDFSNSEFQGNFEGIGIEFDIVHDTLLVVTPLAGGPSESAGILAGDRILAIDSLSAVGLSPMEVIERLRGKKGTSVNLRIYRPYTSRIIGVDVVRDRIPTFSVDAVFMLDDAVGYIRLSRFVATTASEFRSAMKELREQGMQSIIVDVRGNPGGYLDQAVEVADEFLPDGKLVVYTKSRNGGQDEMRYAATREGGFEDVRIVLLVDRGSASAAEILAGALQDNGRAAVVGELTFGKGLVQRQFEFDDGSAMRLTIARYFTPSGRRIQRDYSKGSHGREEYYREVSDSREAEKLFKDSGGLVVKSDIEGVSVFRPSRKLYTASGGILPDYWVVERSADDFYTRLRSQGVFDEVALGIIDDPASTARTYAEGEPDAFIERFSEDARIDSSVRRICRAKGIDFDEAEFLAEREGIVVAVKSRIARQLFGIEAQIRVLAEESDKVLRFARDLMSRDAA
- a CDS encoding DUF192 domain-containing protein; protein product: MRHTSIIILLLTISLTSLHADESAKSSKIKAIVYLKGNRLDVEIADTPEKRKKGLMGRRLLGKNEGMLFAYDDSSIRHFWMKNTVIHLDIAFMDRHMVIGSVVSTGALNDSATVYSSSAPARYVLEVNRGWLERNGIAPGDTMRWAKTGCEP
- a CDS encoding RidA family protein, yielding MSEVEARLEKAGLYLPAMPVPAGIYQPAIRSGDFVFTSGQLPLVEGELSAVNGGKGKVNEINQALAAHAARLATLNALAAVKSVLGDLDKVRQVVKLTVYVASESFFANQHIVANGASAVLYEAFGEGGGHARSAVGVAELPLDASVELELVVSCR
- a CDS encoding sulfide-dependent adenosine diphosphate thiazole synthase → MEEKISKSIIKSFFHKLEDSLSVDVAIVGAGPSGLIAARELARAGKKVAVFESKLAPGGGVWGGGMLFNEIVFQEHISDILDEYSINHTSTGDGYVTADAVEVASALIYGAVHAGVRIFNAMKVEDLVMRDEKVCGVVINWNPVARLEMHVDPLVVMSRAVLDGTGHPSELISLASNKAGISLETPTGRVMGEKPMWMENGENTTVLNTKRLFPGLYASGMAANNAMGGFRMGPIFGGMFLSGKKVAGLILEDID
- a CDS encoding thiamine phosphate synthase — protein: MAAEQKILPRLYMVTDGRGLHGGPSSLPDLVRRVASRLPVIVQLREKQLTGLELLALALALRNEIRLGTSSLLCVNERTDIALLCGADGVHFPETSCPVNMAMAPARGLISGKSSHSLQSALEAESEGVDYLFFGPVFETPSKKPFGPPKGLEELGRVCVNVSVPVFAIGGMSPERARRCLDEGAYGVAAISAFSSKGVLEETLDAFESVLAQ
- the thiE gene encoding thiamine phosphate synthase, with translation MPEKGMLCCITPEDGDPLAYAETVLSGGADMIQLRRKNASGRELCEWAVRLQGLCKRRGALFIVNDRLDIALASDADGVHLGQEDVPAAGARTLLGKGKILGVSTSSAEEAAQAVKDGADYIGFGHVYPTPSKQKSSEPAGIARLKTVTAAIDVPVIAIGGITEENIDDVTAAGAYGIAVISAVSGAADPVSAVRRLRQGINPAHS
- the thiD gene encoding bifunctional hydroxymethylpyrimidine kinase/phosphomethylpyrimidine kinase produces the protein MTATRYSTVLTIAGSDGSGGAGIQADLKTIAALGCYGLSVITGVTAQNTTGVVDSFALPAAFVERQFDVLAEDITIDAVKIGMLSTEETVLTVARIIRRRIRVPVVLDTVLSSSSGMPLLEDQAVEAMKRELFPLVSLITPNLRESALLAGTGAVPSSRSEMEETAARLLQEGACAVLVKGGHLSGNACDDFLLSETGGDWFQSPRITTTNTHGTGCTLSSSIAACLAKGSELRDAVLKGKRYTHEALRAGARFSLGKGHGPLHHFFGSDL
- a CDS encoding UDP-glucose dehydrogenase family protein, coding for MKITIFGSGYVGLVTGACFAEVGNDVLCVDIDENKIERLKRGEIPIYEPGLEDMVVENSREGRLRFTTDVEEGVKFGLFQFIAVGTPPDEDGSADLSHVLSVAESIGAHMEDYRIVVDKSTVPVGTADMVGRKIRSVLDERGVSIDFDVVSNPEFLKEGDAISDFMKPERIVVGVDNPRTKELLRTLYAPFNRSHERFIAMDVRSAEMTKYAANAMLATKISFMNEIANIAERVGADVEAVRRGIGSDSRIGFSFIYPGVGYGGSCFPKDVQALERTARKYGYSARILEAVEAVNADQKGSLFEKMHVHFNGDMKGKTIALWGLAFKPNTDDMREAPSRRLMELLWNAGAIVQAFDPVAMEEAARIFGDREDFRLVENQDEALNGADALAVVTEWMAFRSPDFEEVKKMLNAPVIFDGRNIYNPDYLEQLGFTYYSIGRQSRGNGGGL
- a CDS encoding dicarboxylate/amino acid:cation symporter, translated to MKNNGLLAGIVAGIAAGSLLGGFAPEAGTAVSFIGHLFIRFLMMLVVPLVVAAMVSGVCKLGDVRKLGPLGLRTVFYYLSTTALSVITGIVLVLTIHPGKLSSPEEQVSARGGLTLPDVTYRIEGNRLYLENHRLPKEFSASHTICLNDQQAVGRIVSHLRSRTEHFEVSGWRQKNGKAATVSPQGKGITIDRPLDERFSGEERSIVDILREVLEGLVPSNLFRAMAENDILPIITFSLLLGAVLSTLGEQGRPVIDFFQSLNEAIMKLVHLVMYVAPVGIGALIAGRLGDAGGFAGFLPELLKLGSYTLTVIAGLLIHALVTLPLLLKLFGKTGVAGFAKNTSPALLTAFSTASSAATLPLTVECAEEKNGVSPRTAGFVLPLGATINMDGTALYEAVAVIFIAQINGITLGIPELSIVFLTATLAAVGAAGIPEAGLVTMVLVLKAVGLPVEGIALILAVDWFLDRCRTTVNVWGDSVGARIIDRYANNMNDGAR
- a CDS encoding Cbp1 family collagen-binding glycoprotein adhesin, giving the protein MAIVYPYRPLISVFVLLLMVLQGCADKKKTADEQLRHVDSVMVILTEVQKNLSRIQQKEAVVERLSTDIEKRRQKTPGQVGKDIYTSIRFIDSTLAASRDLIARLEKENRDSAYRLRSVDRLAVELRGAVDEKDREIRELKAEVQRLDTRVSELLETVDVLDEFILEQEDDRSFAYYIAGTYDDLRKKGILAKTGNPLVGIFDRGYRLAPDFDLGDFKRIDIYETKDLFFEKPAENLRIVTPHSTGSYEVVSGKNSALLLISDQPEFWKKSRCLVIVTDD
- a CDS encoding esterase/lipase family protein; protein product: MTELSRNPVVILPGVLFWDGLYAGMKQELSASIPAEKIAVAPVSLLDWIGFPVSPERSTNRVMAVLDKTIASMERRFPGEKITIIAHSGGGTVALVYLLEQRFLGDVYHRSSSVGKLIALGTPFSTTEQYAKIKTDFIEAHLRPAFFNRCRVVSVVSDQYTGSLDKGIVERMCYMFYRNVCGEGAVAGDGIVPVTSCFLKGAKNVTISGIEHLPTPHTRWYGTKEGIKQWITWL